In the genome of Streptomyces sp. 846.5, the window GAGTCGTCCAGCACCGGCAGCAGGACGTAGAGCTGGTTGAGCGCGTCGGCCAGTCGCAGCGTGCCGGTCAGCTCCAGGCTGACGTAGCGGGAGTCGCCCCAGTCGGGGAAGGCCGGGTCGAGCGGGATCGGCTCGGCCCGCACCTGCCAGCCCAGCGGCTCGAACAGCCGGCGCACCAGTTCGGGGCCGCCGTCCTGCCCGGCCTTGGCGGGCAGCACCGGAACGGTGATCGTCAGCGGCAGCGGAGCGGCGGCGAGCTCGGGGCGCTGGTCGCAGCGGCCCTTCATGGCGCTCTTGAACACTGCGCCGAGCGCGACCGCGAGCAGCGACGACGCGGCGTAGGGGCGGTCGTTGACGTACTGCGCCAGCGCGAAGTCGGGCGACCCGCCCCGCCCCTTGCCGCGGCCGCGCCGGACCAGACCCACCGGGTCGATCTCCAGCAGCAGCGCGGCCGTGCAGCGCTCGTCCCCGGCCTCGGGGTAGAAGACATGCGCGAGGCCGTGCGAGGTGGGGAACGACTGGGCCTTGCCCGGGTGCTTGTGCAGCAGAAAGCCCAGGTCGGAGGCGGGTCGCTCGGGGGCGCCGGTGGTGCTGATCGTCAGGAACACACGGCCGAGTATCGCCTTCCTGGACGGCCGGTCGCACCCCTATTTGCTCAGGCCTGTGCTGTCTCGACGGTCGTCGGCCTGGCGCGGAGGCGGCGGAGCATGCGGGGGTCCTCGAAGCCGACGGTGCGGGCGGCGTGGTCCACGGTGGAGCCGTGGGAGATGAGGTGTTCGGCCCGTTCCAGGCGCAGTGTCTGCTGGTAGCGCAGCGGGGTGAGGCCGGTGGCGCGGGTGAAGAGGCGGGTGAGGGTGCGGTCGCTGACGCCGACTGCGGCGGCCAGGTCGGCCAGCGGGAGCCGGGAGTCGTAGCGGCTGTCGATGACGTCCTGGGCGCGGTGGACCGTGTCGTCCAGGTGCGAACGGTGCCGCAGCATCGCGCTGTGCTGCTGCTCATGTCCGTTGCGGCGGGCGTAGACGACCATGTCCCTGGCGATCTGGGCCGCCGCGGCCGGGCCGTGGCGCTGGGCCACCAGGTAGAGGGCGAGGTCGATGCCGCTGGCGATGCCGGCGGAGGTCACCACCCGGTCGTCCAGGGTGAACAGGACGTCGCGGACCACGATCGCCCGACGGTAGCGGGCGGCCAGCTGCTCCTGGAGGTCGTGGTGGGTGGTGCAGCGGCGGCCGTCCAGCAGTCCGGCCCGGCCGAGGGCGTCCGCGCCGGCGCAGACGCTGGCGACGGTGCCGCCGGCGGCATGGTGCTCGCGCAGCCTGCACAGCGCGTCCGGGCCGAGCACGGACTCCTGCTCCAGGGAGAGCGAGCGCCAACCCGGGACCAGCAGCAGATCGTCCTGCTCCAGCTCCGGCCAGTCGGTGTCGGCCTGCAGCGGGATGCCCTGGGCGCTGGTGACCACCGGCTGTTCGGCCACGTACCCGAGGGTGTAGTCGTGGCCGAAGTCGGCGGCGGTGGAGAAGACCTGGGCGGGCCCGGCAAGGTCGAGCAGGTGCACGCCGGGCACCAGCAGGAAGACGACGCGGCTCATGATGGGCCCATCATCCCTGGTCGGCCGCCTGGGCTTCCAGCTCGTCCACGGTGGCGATGGTGGCGAAGCGGTCGGCGAGCACGAACTCGGTGCGCTGGACCAGCTCCTCGGCGCTGAGGGTGACCCCGTTGCGGGTGATCGGGCTGGTGGAGGTGGCGTCGGAGACGAAGGTGACCCGGTAGCCGAGGTCACTGGCGACCCTGGTGGTGGTCTCCACGCACTGCTCGGTTCGGATGCCGCAGGTGACCAGCTCGGTGATGCCCCGCTCCATCAGCTGCTGCTGCAGATTGGTCGTGGTGAACGCATTGTGGGAGGTCTTGTAAACCGTCAGGTCGCCGTCCTGGTGGTCCAGCTCCTCCAGCAGCCGGACATGGCCGAGCGCCGGGTCGAACACGGTGTCGGAGCCGGGTTCGGAGTGCAGCACCCAGACCACCGTGTCACCGGCGGACCTGGCCAGCGAGACCAGTCGGTTGACCGGCTCGGCAATCTTGGGGTTGTAGCTCTCGACCCACTCCGGAGTGCGGGCGCGGAAGGATTCCTGGACGTCGATGACAATCAGTGCTCGGCTCATGGACCCAAGTCTGTCCTGGTCAGGGTGGTGCGACCAGACCCGATCGAGTCCCGGGGCGGACCGATCCGGTCACGCCGACGGCGCTGTCCGCGCAGCGGTACGGTTGCGCGGCCCGTCGGGCGATTCGTTACCGTGACGGGGTGACGAACGAATCCGCTTCCCCCTCCCCCCGTGGCGCCGTGGCCGCAGGCCTGGCCACCATCGCCGACGACGGCACTGTGCTGGACACCTGGTTTCCCGCTCCCTCACTGACCTCGGAACCCGGACCGGCCGGCACGGTGCGGCTGTCCGCCGGCGAGGCCGCCGCCGAGCTCGGTGCCGGCGTGGCCGGCGCCCTGCGCAAGGACCCGCGCCGCGGCGTGGAGGTCGTCGCGGTTCGGACCGTGATCGCCTCCCTGGACGAGAAGCCGCTGGACACGCACGACGCCTATCTGCGCCTGCACCTGCTCAGCCACCGCCTGGTGCGGCCGCACGGCCAGAACCTGGACGGCCTGTTCGCGCTGCTCGCCAATGTCGCCTGGACCAGCATCGGCCCGGTGCCGGTGGACAACGTCGAGACCGCGCGGCTCGCGGTCCGCGCCGAGGGCGGCCAGCTCGCGGTCTACGGCCTCGACAAGTTCCCCAGGATGACGGACTACGTGGCGCCGAGCGGGGTGCGCATCGCCCACGCCGACCGGGTCCGCCTGGGCGCCCATCTCGCGGTCGGCACCACGGTGATGCACGAGGGCTTCGTCAACTTCAACGCCGGCACCCTGGGCACGTCCATGGTGGAGGGACGGATCTCGGCCGGTGTGGTCGTCGGCGACCACAGCGACATCGGCGGCGGCTCCTCGATCATGGGCACCCTCTCCGGCGGCGGCAAGCAGGTCGTGTCGGTGGGCGAGCGCTGCCTGCTGGGCGCCAACGCCGGTATCGGCATCT includes:
- a CDS encoding DJ-1/PfpI family protein, which encodes MSRVVFLLVPGVHLLDLAGPAQVFSTAADFGHDYTLGYVAEQPVVTSAQGIPLQADTDWPELEQDDLLLVPGWRSLSLEQESVLGPDALCRLREHHAAGGTVASVCAGADALGRAGLLDGRRCTTHHDLQEQLAARYRRAIVVRDVLFTLDDRVVTSAGIASGIDLALYLVAQRHGPAAAAQIARDMVVYARRNGHEQQHSAMLRHRSHLDDTVHRAQDVIDSRYDSRLPLADLAAAVGVSDRTLTRLFTRATGLTPLRYQQTLRLERAEHLISHGSTVDHAARTVGFEDPRMLRRLRARPTTVETAQA
- a CDS encoding isochorismatase family protein, translated to MSRALIVIDVQESFRARTPEWVESYNPKIAEPVNRLVSLARSAGDTVVWVLHSEPGSDTVFDPALGHVRLLEELDHQDGDLTVYKTSHNAFTTTNLQQQLMERGITELVTCGIRTEQCVETTTRVASDLGYRVTFVSDATSTSPITRNGVTLSAEELVQRTEFVLADRFATIATVDELEAQAADQG
- the dapD gene encoding 2,3,4,5-tetrahydropyridine-2,6-dicarboxylate N-succinyltransferase → MTNESASPSPRGAVAAGLATIADDGTVLDTWFPAPSLTSEPGPAGTVRLSAGEAAAELGAGVAGALRKDPRRGVEVVAVRTVIASLDEKPLDTHDAYLRLHLLSHRLVRPHGQNLDGLFALLANVAWTSIGPVPVDNVETARLAVRAEGGQLAVYGLDKFPRMTDYVAPSGVRIAHADRVRLGAHLAVGTTVMHEGFVNFNAGTLGTSMVEGRISAGVVVGDHSDIGGGSSIMGTLSGGGKQVVSVGERCLLGANAGIGISLGNDCVVEAGLYVTAGTRLTLPDGKVAKAVELSGQDNLLFRRNSQTGAVEVIARSGSWGGLNAELHAHN